In Streptomyces puniciscabiei, a single genomic region encodes these proteins:
- a CDS encoding slipin family protein — translation MVQELLGAIAAAGCAGLVYLAMAARVVKQYERGVLFRLGRVAGDVRPPGLTLIIPFVDRLQKVNMQIVTLPVPAQEGITRDNVTVRVDAVVYFRVVDAESALVRVEDYKFAVSQMAQTSLRSIIGKSDLDDLLSNREKLNQGLELMIDSPAVGWGVQVDRVEIKDVSLPDTMKRSMARQAEADRERRARIINADAEYQASKKLAEAAQQMADTPAALQLRLLQTVMAVSAEKNSTLVLPIPVELLHFLERGNRQAAPDGDGELRLESGDRQTAPNDDKELRSG, via the coding sequence ATGGTCCAGGAACTGCTGGGAGCGATCGCCGCGGCGGGCTGCGCCGGTCTGGTGTACCTGGCGATGGCGGCCCGCGTGGTCAAGCAGTACGAACGGGGCGTGCTGTTCCGCCTCGGGCGCGTCGCGGGTGACGTACGGCCGCCGGGCCTGACGCTGATCATCCCCTTCGTGGACCGGCTGCAGAAGGTCAACATGCAGATCGTGACGCTGCCGGTACCCGCCCAGGAGGGCATCACCCGGGACAACGTCACCGTCCGCGTGGACGCGGTCGTCTACTTCCGGGTGGTCGACGCGGAGAGCGCGCTGGTGCGGGTGGAGGACTACAAGTTCGCGGTCTCGCAGATGGCCCAGACCTCCCTCCGGTCGATCATCGGCAAGAGCGACCTGGACGATCTTCTCTCCAACCGCGAGAAGCTCAACCAGGGCCTGGAACTGATGATCGACAGCCCCGCCGTCGGCTGGGGCGTCCAGGTCGACCGCGTCGAGATCAAGGACGTCTCGCTGCCGGACACGATGAAGCGGTCCATGGCCCGCCAGGCCGAGGCGGACCGGGAACGCCGGGCCCGGATCATCAACGCGGACGCCGAGTACCAGGCCTCCAAGAAGCTGGCCGAGGCCGCCCAGCAGATGGCCGACACCCCCGCCGCCCTCCAGCTGCGGCTGCTGCAGACCGTGATGGCGGTGTCCGCCGAGAAGAACTCCACACTGGTCCTGCCCATCCCGGTGGAGCTGCTGCACTTCCTGGAGCGGGGCAACCGGCAGGCCGCGCCGGACGGCGACGGGGAGCTCCGCCTGGAGAGCGGCGACCGGCAGACCGCGCCGAACGACGACAAGGAGCTCCGGTCCGGATAG
- a CDS encoding YbhB/YbcL family Raf kinase inhibitor-like protein, giving the protein MRRSWVIAVAAMAVTAGCGGGGPAAAPSPTAPSPTAVHRLTVSSTAFPDGGTIPRRNTCDGADVSPPLTLGAVPAHTASLALLLRDSDAAHGTFTHWLVWNIAAHTTRLAAGEHPRGATEGRNDFGRTGYGGPCPPRGDRPHRYVLTVYAVDRRVSLGAGATPAGLLRALSGHTLAVGTVTGRYGR; this is encoded by the coding sequence ATGCGCAGGAGCTGGGTGATCGCCGTGGCCGCGATGGCCGTGACGGCGGGCTGCGGGGGCGGCGGGCCGGCTGCCGCCCCCTCCCCGACGGCCCCCTCCCCGACCGCCGTCCACCGGCTGACCGTCAGCAGTACGGCCTTCCCCGACGGCGGCACCATCCCCCGCCGGAACACCTGCGACGGCGCCGACGTCTCGCCTCCGCTCACTCTCGGCGCCGTACCCGCGCACACGGCCTCGCTGGCCCTGCTGCTGCGGGATTCCGACGCCGCGCACGGCACGTTCACCCACTGGCTGGTGTGGAACATTGCCGCGCACACCACGCGACTGGCGGCGGGCGAGCATCCGCGGGGCGCGACCGAGGGCCGCAACGACTTCGGGAGGACGGGGTACGGCGGGCCCTGTCCGCCGCGTGGGGACCGGCCGCATCGCTATGTCCTCACGGTGTACGCCGTCGACCGGCGGGTCTCGCTGGGCGCCGGGGCCACGCCGGCCGGTCTGCTGCGGGCGCTTTCCGGGCACACGCTTGCTGTGGGCACGGTGACGGGCCGGTACGGACGCTGA
- a CDS encoding PPK2 family polyphosphate kinase, translating to MTRKSAKDLRELLRLPPGEPVELSACDTRATPGAPGGKRATKEDTERTGKRLARLQERLWAASTAGDRRRVLVVLQGMDTSGKGGTVKHVIGQLNPAGCRIQAFKAPTEEERRHDFLWRVRPALPRPGEIGIFDRSHYEDVLIARVRHLARPAEIGSRYGLVNDFERSLAEDGVTLVKCFLHISRDEQRRRLLRRLDRPDKHWKFDPGDIDERALWPAYQEAYQLALERCAAPYAPWYLIPADRKWYRNWAISRLLLEHLQELDPQYPAGDFEVAQCRERLLKGD from the coding sequence GTGACCAGGAAAAGCGCCAAGGACCTGCGGGAACTGCTCCGTCTCCCGCCCGGTGAGCCCGTCGAGCTGTCCGCCTGCGACACCCGGGCCACCCCCGGTGCCCCCGGTGGGAAACGGGCGACCAAGGAGGACACCGAGCGCACGGGGAAGCGGCTGGCCCGGCTGCAGGAGCGGCTGTGGGCGGCGAGTACGGCGGGGGACCGGCGGCGGGTGCTGGTGGTACTGCAGGGCATGGACACCAGCGGCAAGGGCGGCACGGTCAAGCACGTCATCGGCCAGCTCAACCCGGCGGGCTGCCGGATCCAGGCCTTCAAGGCGCCCACGGAGGAGGAGCGGCGGCACGACTTCCTGTGGCGGGTGCGTCCGGCCCTGCCCCGGCCGGGCGAGATCGGCATCTTCGATCGCTCGCACTACGAGGACGTCCTCATCGCCCGCGTCCGGCACCTCGCCCGGCCCGCCGAGATCGGCAGCCGCTACGGCCTCGTCAACGACTTCGAGCGGTCCCTCGCCGAGGACGGCGTGACCCTCGTCAAGTGCTTCCTCCACATCTCCCGGGACGAGCAGAGACGCCGGCTGCTACGCCGTCTGGACCGCCCGGACAAGCACTGGAAGTTCGATCCCGGCGACATCGACGAGCGCGCGCTGTGGCCCGCCTACCAGGAGGCGTACCAGCTGGCCCTGGAGCGCTGCGCGGCGCCGTACGCACCCTGGTACCTGATCCCGGCGGACCGCAAGTGGTACCGGAACTGGGCGATCAGCCGCCTGCTGCTGGAGCACCTGCAGGAGCTGGACCCGCAGTACCCGGCAGGCGACTTCGAGGTGGCTCAGTGCCGGGAACGGCTGCTGAAGGGCGACTGA